Proteins found in one Bacteroidia bacterium genomic segment:
- a CDS encoding ABC transporter permease, with the protein MRILYHLGRYTMMLGTFFRKPENNKIYWEQFMRSVNSIGFGSLGIVFLISLFIGAESALVAMYQITSPWIPDTLVGSVVERSMKLEYAPTITGLVLAGKLGSNIASELGTMRVSEQIDALEVMGINSSGYLIMPKVVAAVILFPILVTIAWVLGIFGGYLAVKYAGDVTVQDYINGMRMEFIPFELVFMLIKSVVFGFCIASISAYQGYNVKGGALEVGDAGTKAVVYSCIMILFMDFVLAKILL; encoded by the coding sequence TTGCGGATTTTATATCATTTAGGTCGTTACACTATGATGTTGGGGACGTTTTTCAGAAAACCTGAAAACAATAAGATTTATTGGGAACAGTTCATGCGTAGTGTAAATTCTATTGGATTTGGTAGCTTGGGAATAGTATTTCTGATAAGCTTGTTCATTGGTGCAGAGAGTGCGTTAGTAGCCATGTATCAAATTACTTCACCTTGGATACCTGATACACTAGTGGGCAGTGTAGTCGAACGTTCAATGAAATTAGAGTACGCACCTACTATTACGGGTTTAGTATTAGCAGGCAAATTAGGCTCAAATATAGCATCTGAATTAGGCACTATGCGAGTGAGTGAGCAAATTGATGCACTTGAGGTAATGGGGATAAATTCTTCAGGATATTTAATTATGCCTAAAGTAGTAGCAGCAGTGATTTTATTTCCAATTTTAGTAACCATTGCTTGGGTATTAGGAATATTTGGGGGGTATTTGGCAGTAAAGTATGCGGGAGATGTTACTGTGCAAGACTACATTAACGGCATGCGTATGGAGTTTATTCCCTTTGAGTTAGTTTTTATGTTAATTAAATCTGTGGTATTTGGCTTTTGCATAGCTTCTATTTCAGCATATCAAGGTTACAATGTTAAGGGAGGAGCTTTAGAAGTAGGCGATGCAGGTACAAAAGCTGTAGTCTATTCGTGCATAATGATTTTATTCATGGATTTTGTATTAGCTAAAATTTTATTGTGA
- a CDS encoding WD40 repeat domain-containing serine/threonine-protein kinase, giving the protein MKSIKTLQVLSSQIQEIFNIPIRSIEIKPKPFASGGFGELYFCQSLNGNIQTPIPQVVKIFHEDSNAQKSFQTIQKLQEGLIRFQQHKNVSAIPALYALPQLSFAGILEGEKVYGYLANRLNRNEYAEFDRIIEDPKVTQEYYQISLGQKIKYALDLVEGFQVLRELNFIHADINAENVFIGIKQPNSVIIDYDSGAVTLSAQDSPSTWGKPNEWIAPEIAKQLSEQKIIQTVKVNLLSDIWSVAVGIHYFIFLKHPFFYLNDLSERTMKHYFTYHRWPKCDTNATYFNKSILPFYEKYLILLEKAIPQEIFKRFDATFNEGFYNPAMRTSYTTWINTLKPYSQIEKFTELSIPKEPEIDLKPLPRKKPVVRAAAPHQVIASPVAPPTKRFRNQPTQGYPQGKSPTQPYRQVRQSQVYYTPVQQRVLNWNARKFLIRIAILFFTLFVSFIVAINWRVKRISDSPKLKYDLSNPSEFVETQTQNTIIKTFVGHTGPINSVQVNKQGTKLVTASADKSIRTWDISTGNPLNIIYTMGINPRIAIFSPDGNRIAAPYIQKQIGIWDAHTIKEIAMIPTSHNQILSLAYSPEGTLLASADNEGIVCIWDLRTQKKVHEWQVPTKYEVNCIHFHPTQSLLAIGSSDKNVYVWAYNEKNKVKVLRGSILPISCLYFSPDGKRLLAGSWDKTLRIWDVEHDFEEIRVLWRSHNSEILCAAYSPDSKYILSGSKDKTIRLRDAITGKIIAIFNEDKEIIYSLTFSPDGRYAYTGGEDHVVKMWKIF; this is encoded by the coding sequence ATGAAGTCCATTAAGACACTACAAGTATTAAGTTCGCAAATACAGGAGATATTTAACATTCCTATTCGCAGTATTGAAATAAAACCTAAACCTTTTGCTTCGGGAGGATTCGGAGAGTTGTACTTTTGCCAAAGTCTTAATGGAAATATCCAAACACCTATTCCACAAGTAGTCAAAATTTTTCATGAAGATAGTAATGCACAAAAAAGCTTTCAAACTATACAAAAGTTACAAGAAGGGCTTATCAGATTTCAACAGCATAAAAATGTCAGCGCTATACCAGCTCTGTACGCACTACCCCAATTAAGTTTTGCAGGTATTTTAGAAGGTGAAAAGGTATATGGATATTTAGCTAACCGTCTGAATAGAAATGAATATGCAGAATTTGACCGAATTATTGAAGATCCAAAAGTTACACAGGAATACTATCAAATTTCTCTTGGACAAAAAATCAAATACGCTCTTGACCTTGTAGAAGGTTTTCAAGTTTTACGAGAATTAAACTTTATTCATGCTGATATCAACGCAGAAAATGTATTTATAGGCATAAAACAGCCTAATAGTGTTATTATTGACTATGACAGTGGTGCAGTTACTTTAAGTGCCCAAGATAGCCCTAGCACATGGGGCAAACCTAATGAATGGATAGCACCCGAAATTGCTAAACAACTCTCTGAACAAAAAATCATCCAAACCGTCAAGGTTAATCTATTGTCTGATATATGGTCTGTAGCGGTAGGCATTCATTATTTTATTTTTCTTAAACACCCTTTTTTCTATCTCAATGACTTGAGTGAAAGAACGATGAAACACTACTTTACATACCATAGGTGGCCTAAATGTGATACAAATGCAACTTACTTTAACAAAAGCATTCTTCCTTTCTATGAAAAGTACCTTATTTTGTTAGAAAAAGCTATACCCCAAGAAATTTTCAAACGCTTTGACGCTACGTTTAATGAAGGTTTTTACAATCCTGCCATGCGAACCTCTTACACTACTTGGATAAATACCCTTAAACCATATTCTCAAATAGAAAAATTTACAGAGTTAAGCATTCCCAAAGAACCTGAAATTGACCTCAAACCTTTACCACGTAAAAAGCCCGTTGTACGAGCAGCAGCTCCGCATCAAGTAATCGCTTCTCCTGTGGCACCACCTACTAAAAGGTTTAGAAATCAACCTACACAAGGCTACCCACAAGGAAAGTCCCCTACGCAGCCGTATAGACAAGTCCGCCAAAGTCAAGTTTACTACACACCTGTTCAACAAAGAGTATTGAATTGGAATGCAAGGAAGTTTTTAATTCGAATAGCTATACTCTTCTTTACCTTATTTGTTTCATTCATTGTGGCTATTAACTGGAGAGTTAAAAGAATTTCAGATTCGCCTAAACTCAAATATGACCTTTCTAATCCCTCTGAATTCGTAGAAACACAAACTCAAAATACTATTATCAAAACATTTGTTGGTCATACAGGTCCAATAAACTCTGTACAAGTCAATAAACAAGGTACAAAATTAGTTACAGCTAGTGCAGATAAAAGTATCCGTACTTGGGATATAAGTACAGGCAATCCACTTAATATCATCTACACTATGGGCATCAATCCTAGAATAGCAATTTTCAGCCCTGATGGAAATAGAATTGCTGCACCCTATATCCAAAAACAAATAGGAATATGGGATGCCCATACCATTAAGGAAATAGCTATGATACCTACATCGCACAATCAGATACTTTCATTAGCTTATAGCCCAGAGGGTACTTTACTAGCTTCGGCTGATAATGAAGGAATAGTTTGCATTTGGGATTTGCGTACGCAAAAAAAAGTACATGAGTGGCAAGTGCCTACAAAATATGAAGTCAACTGCATACATTTTCATCCTACACAATCCCTTTTAGCTATTGGCAGTTCGGATAAGAATGTATATGTATGGGCTTATAATGAGAAAAATAAAGTAAAAGTGCTAAGAGGAAGCATCCTACCTATTTCCTGCTTGTACTTCTCTCCTGATGGTAAAAGACTTTTAGCTGGTAGTTGGGATAAAACTTTACGTATTTGGGACGTAGAGCATGACTTTGAGGAGATTAGAGTACTTTGGCGCAGTCATAATAGCGAAATTTTATGCGCTGCATACAGCCCTGATAGCAAGTATATCCTAAGCGGAAGTAAAGACAAAACTATTCGGCTGCGGGATGCTATCACAGGTAAAATTATAGCCATCTTCAACGAAGATAAAGAGATTATTTATTCACTTACCTTTTCCCCTGATGGTAGATACGCTTACACAGGGGGAGAAGACCATGTAGTCAAAATGTGGAAAATTTTTTGA